From Coccinella septempunctata chromosome 4, icCocSept1.1, whole genome shotgun sequence, a single genomic window includes:
- the LOC123311051 gene encoding immunoglobulin-binding protein 1b-like gives MSTDTTNDENDVSSLPTLFAEGLKLFNNLEKIDEPTNTLDVQIRVKRCIKIFEKATILCSYAGVFSSNEDYEEIATADLQYFLLPALLGSLHLKLTSGERNNIVEVCDAYFTDFMKRCVDYGLCSYDFKRQKPGVDDGSNSKEPLSEMEELTVLAKRRADKIKRYNEQQQAKRLLNELEANLKKDHVDDHMKREYFTKLIQFYCNESINELDSLEFEKVLLKHMATLKKSEQPKPMKRPPAPLKPIIITKDVAQKAVFGAGYPSMPSMTVQEFYDKRIKDGVFPDPSKLKINSISLQDAAMRAPAQEPEQELSEEIDTDDYHILEAMRQRDEFKDTHRRGWGNRMNRS, from the exons ATGTCGACGGATACAACAAacgacgaaaatgatgtatctTCTTTACCTACATTGTTCGCAGAGGGGTTAAAACTTTTCAataatttggagaaaattgatgaACCCACCAACACTTTGGACGTTCAA ATAAGGGTGAAAAGATGTataaaaatattcgagaaagCTACCATTCTATGTTCATATGCTGGTGTTTTTAGTAGCAATGAAGATTATGAAGAAATTGCCACTGCAGACCTTCAGTACTTTTTACTTCCAGCCCTTCTTGGATCCCTTCATTTAAAGCTCACATCAGGAGAAAGGAATAACATTGTTGAAGTTTGCGATGCATATTTTACTGATTTCATGAAAAGATGTGTGGATTATGGATTGTGCTCTTACGACTTCAAAAGGCAAAAACCAGGTGTTGATGATGGCTCAAATAGTAAGGAGCCTTTGAGTGAAATGGAAGAATTGACTGTCTTAGCTAAGAGGAGAGCTGATAAAATTAAGCGTTATAATGAACAACAACAGGCAAAGAGGCTTCTGAATGAATTGGAAGCCAATTTAAAGAAGGATCATGTTGATGATCATATGAAAAGAGAATATTTTACTAAATTAATTCAGTTTTACTGtaatgaatcaataaatgaGTTGGATAGTTTGGAATTTGAAAAAGTATTGTTAAAACATATGGcaacattgaaaaaaagtgAACAACCAAAACCAATGAAGCGACCACCAGCTCCACTGAAACCAATTATCATTACTAAAGATGTAGCTCAGAAAGCTGTATTTGGAGCTGGCTATCCATCAATGCCTTCCATGACTGTCCAAGAGTTCTATGATAAAAGGATCAAAGACGGAGTCTTCCCTGATCCTTCCAAACTGAAAATCAATTCTATTAGTTTACAAGACGCTGCTATGCGAGCTCCTGCTCAAGAACCTGAACAAGAGCTTTCAGAGGAAATTGATACTGATGATTATCACATTCTTGAGGCGATGAGGCAAAGGGATGAATTCAAGGATACCCATCGTAGAGGATGGGGGAATAGAATGAATAGAAGCTAG
- the LOC123311052 gene encoding immunoglobulin-binding protein 1-like codes for MAASELSENYGKLREMLDDALKLYNKIEDSSEPTSSEGVQASIRRGIEICEEATRMVSYAGIFSRNEGLSDMATADIQYLLLPVLLGRFTSQLVTRERADLLRITDIYYIDFLQRTKDYGLSNYELDGTDNKEEKKKSDTTSVDDACKFRNMKLKQYGEKKKFLTLVTDLKKRLDNADDSTKREYYINLIKYFVCVAIEELNSNKMEKEILEKMQKHGPTSNIPVKPRPSKAPQAVIITKDMVQKAVFGAGYPSLPTMTVQEFYDKRVHDGIFPDPTKPKKGPMSLQEASLAGLSIDDEKEKENEEEEIRTERDDEEYLRNKRDQDDYKDDHRRGWGNRANRS; via the exons ATGGCTGCCTCTGAATTATCAGAAAACTACGGGAAATTGCGTGAAATGCTTGACGATGCCTTGAAATTGTACAACAAAATAGAAGATTCTTCTGAGCCAACAAGTAGTGAAGGTGTACAA GCTTCTATTAGAAGGGGTATAGAAATATGTGAAGAAGCAACTAGAATGGTATCGTATGCAGGCATATTCAGTAGGAATGAAGGACTCTCAGACATGGCAACAGCAGATATTCAGTACCTATTACTACCTGTTTTATTAGGAAGATTCACATCACAATTGGTTACACGGGAGAGAGCAGATTTATTAAGAATTACTGATATAtattatatagattttttacaaAGAACAAAGGATTATGGTTTGAGTAATTATGAACTTGATGGCACTGATaataaagaagagaaaaaaaaaagtgacaCCACATCTGTAGATGATGCTTGtaaatttcgaaatatgaaGCTTAAACAGTATGGCGAGAAGAAGAAATTCCTAACTCTTGTAACAGATTTGAAGAAACGATTAGATAATGCTGATGATTCTACGAAAAGGGAATATTATATCAatctgataaaatattttgtttgtgttGCTATAGAAGAATTAAATTCCAACAAAATGGAAAAAGAAATACTGGAGAAAATGCAGAAACATGGGCCAACTTCGAACATTCCTGTGAAACCTCGACCCTCCAAGGCTCCCCAAGCAGTGATTATAACTAAGGACATGGTCCAAAAAGCTGTTTTTGGTGCTGGGTATCCTTCACTGCCTACTATGACGGTTCAGGAGTTTTATGATAAAAGAGTGCATGATGGTATATTCCCAGATCCTACAAAGCCAAAAAAAGGACCCATGAGCTTGCAAGAAGCTTCCTTGGCTGGGCTATCAATTGATGATGAGAAGGAGAAAGAAAACGAAGAAGAGGAAATCAGAACAGAAAGAGATGATGAAGAATATCTGAGAAATAAAAGAGATCAAGATGATTATAAGGATGATCATAGGAGAGGATGGGGTAATAGAGCCAACAGAAGTTGA